The following are from one region of the Arachis duranensis cultivar V14167 chromosome 10, aradu.V14167.gnm2.J7QH, whole genome shotgun sequence genome:
- the LOC107469066 gene encoding uncharacterized protein LOC107469066 codes for MGMSKKFCSLFKCEIRIIQVQNVDSIKSKGNLFARFYLPSGNNNKRIQLNTKKVHSKSFPFWNESFTLDCSCPQEFLDTLKHESLVLELRQSKKILGSNLVGKGEIPWKEVLESSPNMVYKEWVKMVPCKEEAPEVEVEIKVQVAKREEEKENNNKSFNFNWDECGCKNGHDHDHNAWFSADDYDVFALGLALEAF; via the coding sequence ATGGGtatgtcaaaaaaattttgttccTTATTTAAATGTGAAATAAGAATAATACAAGTCCAAAATGTTGATTCCATAAAGTCCAAGGGGAATTTATTTGCAAGATTCTATCTTCCTTCAGGGAACAACAACAAAAGGATCCAACTTAACACTAAGAAGGTTCATTCCAAATCCTTTCCCTTTTGGAATGAGTCCTTCACTCTTGATTGTTCTTGCCCCCAAGAATTCTTGGACACACTCAAGCATGAAAGCCTTGTTTTGGAGTTGAGGCAAAGCAAGAAGATTTTGGGGTCAAATCTTGTGGGAAAAGGTGAGATTCCATGGAAGGAAGTTCTTGAATCATCACCAAACATGGTGTACAAAGAGTGGGTGAAGATGGTTCCATGCAAAGAAGAAGCACCAGAAGTTGAAGTTGAGATTAAAGTACAAGTGGCTAAGAGggaagaggagaaggagaatAATAACAAGAGCTTCAATTTCAATTGGGATGAGTGTGGATGCAAAAATGGCCATGATCATGATCATAATGCATGGTTTAGTGCAGATGATTATGATGTATTTGCACTAGGGTTGGCTTTGGAGGCTTTTTGA
- the LOC107469148 gene encoding uncharacterized protein LOC107469148 — MQRNTPVRKPHSSTSDLLTWSETPPTETAASPPASSTRSGQPSDRISKVLHGGQLTEEEAQALSKSKPCSGYKMKEMTGSGIFSGNARDSASEASSANLNNKTSIRIYQQALNGVSQISFSTEESISPKKPTAIHEIAKQRELSGTLQSESDSKIKKQISNAKTKELSGNDIFGPPPEIVPRKVVAARTLESKESKDMGEPLPRNVRTSVKVSNPAGGQSNILFGEAPVKKTAKKIHDQKFAELSGNNIFQGDVPPGSAEKHLSRAKLREITGSDIFAAGKAEIKDPVRGARKPPGGESSIALV; from the exons ATGCAGAGAAACACGCCGGTGAGAAAACCACACTCTTCCACCTCCGATCTCCTAACATGGTCCGAAACTCCTCCCACGGAAACCGCCGCCTCACCTCCCGCCTCCTCCACCCGCTCCGGCCAG CCTTCGGATAGAATAAGCAAGGTGCTCCATGGAGGCCAGCTCACGGAGGAAGAAGCTCAGGCTCTTTCAAAGAG CAAACCATGCTCAGGGTATAAAATGAAAGAGATGACTGGAAGTGGTATTTTTTCGGGAAATGCCAGAGATTCGGCTTCAGAAGCCAGTTCTGCAAATTTGAATAACAAAACAAGCATTCGCATATATCAG CAAGCACTTAATGGAGTTAGTCAGATATCATTCAGCACCGAAGAAAGCATTTCACCCAAGAAGCCTACCGCTATACATGAGATTGCAAAGCAACGGGAGCTGAGTGGGACATTGCAAAGTGAATCGGACTCTAAGATTAAGAAGCAAATATCAAATGCCAAGACcaaggagctcagtggaaatGACATATTTGGCCCTCCTCCTGAAATTGTGCCTCGCAAAGTGGTGGCTGCACGCACTTTAGAATCAAAAGAAAGTAAAGACATGGGAGAGCCTCTTCCAAGAAATGTCCGAACATCAGTTAAAGTTTCCAAT CCTGCGGGTGGCCAAAGTAACATCTTATTTGGCGAAGCGCCGGTTAAGAAGACAGCAAAGAAGATACATGATCAGAAGTTTGCGGAGCTCTCAGGCAATAACATCTTCCAAGGAGATGTTCCTCCAGGATCAGCAGAAAAGCATCTGAGCAGAGCTAAACTCAGAGAAATCACTGGCAGTGACATATTTGCTGCTGGAAAAGCAGAAATCAAAGACCCTGTTCGTGGTGCACGCAAACCTCCTGGTGGAGAGAGCAGCATTGCCTTggtctaa